One window of the Xiphophorus hellerii strain 12219 chromosome 15, Xiphophorus_hellerii-4.1, whole genome shotgun sequence genome contains the following:
- the flvcr2b gene encoding choline/ethanolamine transporter flvcr2b has protein sequence MSEKHAQEDIKLDPEDLANHAKLETGDASKLPGDQSPEDGHGEPQPTRLYKRRWIIVFLFSSYSLCNSYQWIQYGIIGNIFMKFYNVEAFTIDWMSMIYMLTYIPLIFPVTWLLDKKGLRVIALVGTALNCVGTWIKVASVRPDLFAVTFLGQFCCSLAQVFILGMPSKIASVWFGSGEVSTACSIGVFGNQMGCAIGFLLPPILVPNVENMDELAKHIKTMFYITAGVATFLFILVIFVFQERPKLPPTLAQASARSMPPEDYSYIASILRLLRNKPFVLLIVSYGLNVGCYYAVGTLLNRMIIERYPGEEVNAGRIGLTIVVAGMVGSLICGIWLDRTKTYKQTTLAVYIMTLVGMIIYTATLDQGLLWVVFITAGCLGFFMTGYLPLGFEFAAELTYPESEGTSSGLLNCSAQVFGIIFTICQGKIIDNFGTLAGNIFLCVFLLIGSIMTGLIKSDLRRQNANRLAKEEEPPDSTMGNLDLPTIIKEVRL, from the exons ATGAGCGAGAAACACGCGCAGGAAGACATTAAACTAGATCCGGAGGACTTGGCGAACCATGCGAAGCTCGAGACGGGCGACGCGTCCAAGCTCCCCGGCGACCAGAGCCCAGAGGACGGCCACGGGGAGCCGCAGCCGACCCGTCTGTACAAACGCCGCTGGATTATcgtgtttctgttcagctccTATTCGCTGTGCAACTCGTATCAATGGATCCAGTACGGAATCATCGGAAACATCTTCATGAAGTTCTACAACGTGGAAGCGTTCACCATAGACTGGATGTCGATGATCTACATGCTGACGTACATCCCGTTGATCTTCCCGGTGACCTGGCTGCTGGACAAAAAGGGGCTCCGGGTGATCGCGCTGGTGGGCACTGCGCTCAACTGCGTGGGGACGTGGATCAAAGTGGCCAGCGTCCGGCCCGATCTGTTCGCCGTCACTTTCCTGGGACAGTTCTGCTGCTCCTTGGCGCAGGTCTTCATCCTGGGGATGCCGTCGAAAATCGCCTCGGTGTGGTTCGGTTCGGGAGAGGTGTCCACCGCCTGCTCCATCGGAGTCTTCGGGAATCAG ATGGGATGTGCCATCGGGTTCCTCTTACCTCCAATCCTGGTGCCTAACGTGGAAAACATGGACGAGCTGGCAAAGCACATCAAAACCATGTTCTACATAACAGCAGGAGTGgctacttttctttttatcctcGTTATCTTTG TTTTCCAGGAGCGCCCGAAGCTTCCCCCGACTCTGGCGCAGGCCTCAGCGCGCTCAATGCCACCAGAGGACTACTCCTATATAGCGTCCATCCTCAGGCTGCTTCGAAACAAACCCTTTGTGCTCCTCATCGTCAGTTATG GTCTGAACGTGGGTTGCTATTACGCTGTAGGAACTCTCCTGAACCGCATGATCATCGAACGTTACCCT GGTGAAGAAGTGAATGCTGGGAGGATTGGGCTCACAATTGTCGTTGCAGGGATGGTCGGCTCCCTTATCTGTGGAATCTGGCTTGACAGAACAAAGACATATAA acaaaCTACTCTGGCTGTGTACATCATGACTCTGGTGGGTATGATCATATACACGGCAACACTCGACCAGGGACTCCTCTGGGTGGTGTTCATCACTGCTGGATGTCTTGG GTTCTTTATGACAGGCTACTTGCCTCTCGGTTTTGAGTTTGCAGCTGAGCTGACGTACCCGGAGTCAGAGGGAACGTCTTCGGGATTGCTGAACTGTTCAGCACAG GTGTTTGGCATCATATTCACGATCTGCCAAGGGAAAATCATTGACAATTTTGGGACGTTGGCAGGAAACATCTTCCTCTGTGTATTTCTTCTGATTGGCTCAATAATGACAG GTTTGATCAAGTCTGATCTGCGGAGACAAAATGCAAACCGACTGGCCAAAGAAGAG gaACCTCCTGATTCCACCATGGGAAACTTGGACTTACCCACCATCATCAAAGAAGTCCGGTTGTAG
- the LOC116734180 gene encoding feline leukemia virus subgroup C receptor-related protein 2-like yields MPQNNTLKGNRANSELTVEEWLQSKAAKGPSPGLASLQWSSGSHGRTLSPGSRLEVGTSGDQAELFQIAKTKLYRRRWVMLFLFSAVSANNALMWLQYGIISNIFMRFYNVDALAIDWLSMIYLLTYVPLVLPVLWLLDNRGIRDVVLAGSAFNCIGTWIKVSSASPDMFLVTFFGQFVCSVATVFVLGIPSYLASVWFGENEVSTACSIGVLGNQVCLKKSTDQT; encoded by the coding sequence ATGCCTCAAAACAATACCTTGAAAGGAAACCGTGCAAATTCTGAACTCACCGTTGAAGAATGGCTGCAGTCCAAGGCTGCAAAGGGTCCCTCTCCGGGCCTTGCTTCTCTGCAGTGGAGCTCAGGGTCCCATGGCAGAACACTCTCCCCTGGCTCCAGATTGGAAGTTGGGACTTCAGGTGATCAAGCTGAGCTGTTCCAAATAGCCAAAACCAAGCTTTACCGTCGTCGCTGGGTCATGCTTTTTCTCTTCAGTGCAGTCTCAGCTAACAATGCCCTCATGTGGCTCCAGTATGGCATCATTAGTAACATTTTCATGCGCTTCTACAACGTCGATGCCCTGGCCATCGACTGGTTATCTATGATCTACCTGCTCACATACGTGCCCCTTGTTCTGCCCGTCCTCTGGCTCCTGGACAATAGGGGAATCCGGGATGTTGTCCTTGCCGGGTCAGCCTTTAACTGCATCGGTACCTGGATAAAAGTTAGCAGTGCCAGTCCGGATATGTTCCTCGTGACCTTCTTTGGACAGTTTGTGTGCTCAGTTGCCACAGTGTTTGTTCTTGGTATTCCTTCTTACCTTGCCTCAGTATGGTTCGGAGAGAACGAAGTTTCAACGGCTTGCTCCATCGGGGTTCTGGGAAACCAGGTGTGTCTGAAGAAGTCAACTGATCAAACATAA